Genomic DNA from Paenibacillus sp. MBLB1832:
ATTGATCTGTTCGAGCAGTGCTTAACTGGCCAGCCTGTTGTGATGCGGGAGGAACATCATAACCATTAAATGTCTATATCCGATAAAACTTATAGGAATATAAGAAAATAATATTGACGAAGCTTCATGCGGGATGTTACTCTGGAAATGTGACCACCGTATGAACGGAGACACGATTCTCTTTCGAGAGAGGAGTGTCTCTTTTTTATTTTACAAGGGAGTTGAACCTGATGAGCCAACTGTTATTGAAGCTCGAGCATGTGAACAAAACATTTCATTCCAACAAAGGGTCTGTCCAAGCCTTGCACAATATTCAACTGCAGGTGAAGGAAGGGGAATTTATTACGGTCATCGGCCCCAGCGGCTGCGGCAAAAGTACACTGCTCAAGATCATCGCGGGGCTCGATACGCAGCATACCGGGGAAGTGCGACTGGGCGATCAGGTGATACAAGGACCTGGTATCGATAAGGGCTTTATTTTCCAAGAGCCGAGGTTGTTCCCTTGGTTAACGGTAGAGAAAAATATTGCCGCCGACCTCTCGCTTCGAGATCCTGCTGTTCGCAAGAAAGTAGATGAGCTGATTGAACTCGTCCGCTTAGACGGCTTCCAGAAATCGTTCCCGAGAGAACTATCTGGCGGGATGGCCCAGCGCGTGGCGATTGCGAGAGCCCTGCTCCGAAATCCGAAGGTGCTGCTGCTTGACGAGCCGTTCGGGGCGCTTGATGCTTTTACACGCACACACATGCAGGAAGTGTTGATTGATATTTGGCAAAGGAATAAAACGACGATGATTTTCGTCACACATGACATTGATGAGGCGATCTATTTGGCCAATCGTGTCGTGATTCTCAAGCCGCGGCCTGGGGCGATAAGGAACATCGTTTCCATCGATTTGCCAATTCCTCGGAAGAAGACGACGACGTCTTTTCAGGAGCTGCGCCTCAAGGTGTTAAGTGAATTTGAGAAAATTGAAGAGCTTGAATTGATTGACAGCTCAGGCATATAAGGGGGGATACCTGTGAGCCAGCAACAAGGACAATTAGCAAGTGTTGATCAACTGCGATTCAAACAGCGTATCCATCGGGCACTGCTCGGTGCGTTGGTACCTTTACTTGTGCTGCTTGCCTGGCAAGCGTTAGGTCAACTCGGCGTGATCTCATCCTTGCTATTTCCAACACCGCTGCGCATTCTTAACGCAGGCGTGCGGCTCATTCAAACCGGTGAGCTTTACGATAATATCAAAATCAGTGTGCTGCGCGCCCTATCCGGATTCGTATTAGGCGGTTCATTAGGTCTTGCCTTTGGCATCCTCGTCGGCCTATTCCGCAAAACTGAGAGAGCCCTAGATCCAACGGTCCAAATGCTCCGCATGATACCTCATTTAGCGATAGCGCCGTTGTTTATTTTATGGTTCGGAATCGGGGAAACGGCCAAGATTCTTCTCATCGCCAAAGGCGCCTTTTTCCCGCTGTATATCAATGCATTTCTAGGAATTCGCGGGGTGGACAACAAGCTGTTTGATGTCACACGTGTTTTAGGGTTCAGTAAATGGAAGCAGATCATCCGATTAACGATTCCTGGCGCTCTCCCCAACATTTTGCTCGGCGTGCGAATCTCATTAGGGGTCTCTTGGCTCGGGCTGGTCGTCGCTGAATTAATGGGATCGACCTCGGGGATCGGTTATATGATGTCAGATGCCCGGCAATTTTCCAAAACACCTGTTGTTTTCGTTGGTATTATTATCTTTGCTGTATTCGGGATTGTGGCGGATGCTGGTGTGAGACTGCTTGAACGGAAATGGCTGAGTTGGCGAGACAATTACAATGGACGCTAGTCGCACGGAATGATAAAGGGGGATAAGGTATGAGCAATAGTGTCAAAGCGCTGCGTCAAACTGCACAGACAATCGGGAACACGAAGGGGCGAAAGCTTGAGCTAGTTCGAATCAAATGGTTGTGGGAGAAAGTGAACGATTTCGTGATCGGGTCGATCGTGCCCTTCTTGCTGCTGGTCATCTGGCAGGTATCGGGAGATTTGGGGCTGTTTTCACCATCCTTCTTACCTACACCCTTGCAAATTGCGGCTGAATTTCGCACACTGATCAGTTCAGGAGAGCTTACCCAGCACTTATCGATTTCCCTGCAACGAGCCGTCATCGGCTTCTTAATAGGCGGGTCGATCGGGTTGTTATTCGGTTTTTTTGTTGGTTTTGTGCAAAAGCTGGAGGTGTTACTGGATCCCTCCTTCCAAATGCTCAGGATGATTCCGCATCTGGCGATCGCGCCGTTAATTATTCTGTGGTTCGGATTTGGTGAGGTGTCCAAAATTGTTATCATCGCGAGCGGTGCATTCTTCCCGATGTATATTTATACCTTCTTGGGCATTCGAAGTGTCGATTACAAGTTATTCGAGGTCGCTCAGGTGCTGAATTTTAGCAAAACGAAACAGATCTTCAGGCTCATTCTGCCCGCATCCTTGCCTGGTATTCTCTTAGGCTTGCGCCTGTCGGTGGCGATTTCTTGGCTGGGCCTCGTTGTGGCGGAGCTCATCGGCTCGCAGGAAGGGATTGGCTTCCTGATTAATTATGGCAAGCAACATTCAAGTGCTGAGCTCATTTTTGTTGGGGTTATCATTTTCGCGGTGATCGGCAAGCTCGTAGACTCTTTTGTCCGCTGGCTGGAAAGAAAATGGCTGAGCTGGCGAGACAGCTTCCAAGGTTAGGCGCATCGTCGTAGGAGGGATTTTAATAAAACGTGTTGACGACTTGGCGTTAGGGTGCTAGTATAATTTTAATCATAGTAAACAGCTTGGTTTTATCGACATAAACGCATATACAAATGTCCAACCGTACAAACGGAGGCGTTCCTAATTAGGGATGCCTCTTTTTCATTTTACATTTTAGAGGAGGTCATGAAGATGGCAAAAGTTTTGGAAGATAATGAACTGCAACTCGCTGCAGATGTGCTGGTGATTGGCGGAGGTCCAGCTGGCACGTGGGCGGCTTTAACGGCTGCGACGAAGGGATCCAAAGTAATCTTGGTGGATAAAGGCTACTGTGGAACGAGCGGAGCAACGGCGCCATCGGGGACGGGCGTATGGTACATCAAACCAGAAGAGAAGCTGCGTGAAGAAGCTAGACAAAGTCGCTATGTATTGGGAGGGAAGCTGGCGGAGATTCCATGGATGAACCGCGTCCTTGATCGAACCTACGAGAATATGAATAAGCTAGGCAATCTTGGGTATCCGTTTCCGAAGGATGAGTTCGGTGATCCCTATAAGCGCGGATTGCAAGGGCCGGAATACATGAAGCTGATGCGTAAATTGGTTCAAAAAGCCGGCGTACAAATTCTCGATCACAGTCCTGTACTCCAGTTGCTGGCCGATGAGCATGGGGTTGGCGGTGCCACAGGCGTGCGAACACAAAGCGGCCATACCTGGACGGTACGCGCTGGGGCCGTTGTCATCGCAACAGGAGGATGTGCTTTTCTAAGTAAAGCATTAGGAACGAATGTCTTAACGGGTGATGGGTATTTATTGGCTGCCGAAGCGGGGGCTGATTTCTCGGGAATGGAGTTTTCGAACGCCTATGCGATTTGCCCAACGTTCTCATCGGTTACCAAAACCGCTTATTACAAGTACGCTTCTTTCTACTATGAAGATGGAACGGTTGTAGAGGGTGCGGGATCCCAGCGCGGGCGCTCAATCATTGCACGGAATTTGCTGCAAGGTCGTCAAGTGTATGCCAGCTTGGATCAAGCACCAGATGACATTCGTCCGCTGCTGCGTGTGAATCAGACCAACTTCTTCTTGCCTTTCGATCGGCTTGGAATTGATCCGTTCAAAGATAAATTCCCAGTTACGCTTCGGTTGGAAGGCACGGTCCGTGGAACGGGCGGCATTCGAATTGTTAATGAGCAATGCGCAACGATTGTCCCTGGCTTATATGCAGCAGGAGATGCAGCTACACGTGAGCTGATTTGCGGCGGCTTTACAGGCGGCGGTAGTCACAATGCGGCTTGGGCGATGTCCTCGGGTTCATTTGCTGGGGAAGGTGCAGCGAAATTTGCGCAAGAGCTTGGAGATAAAGCGGCAGATCGTCAGCTGAAAAGTGTTTCAACGACCACCTTTACGAAGGCGGGATCAGGTCAAGTTGTAAGCAAAACGGGTGAAGCGATCCAAGCGGTTCAAGAGGAAGTCATGCCGTATGATCGTAATTTGTTCCGTACGCAGGAAGGGCTGGAAGATTCGATTAATCGTCTGGATGGCCTGTGGACAGATTTGCGTGAGCGTACAACGACCTTAGATATTGCTGGTGTTCGCCATCGGGAAGCCGCTGCCATGACAGCGACAGCTCGCTGGATGTACAACTCAGCTAGTGAACGTACGGAAACAAGAGGGATGCATAAACGGGAGGATTTCCCGCAAATTGATACAGCGCAAGGGTATCGTTTGATCAGTGGCGGCTTGGATCAAGTGTGGACGAAGAAGGCGGAAGTGAACAAGGAGGCTGTTACCCCATGATTGAGTTGATTAGCGAGTCTAAATGTGTCGAGTGCAATCTCTGCGTATCGGTTTGCCCGACGAATGTATTTGATCGTGTGGAGAATGGCATTCCCGTCATTGCTCGGCAAAGCGACTGCCAAACTTGCTTCATGTGTGAGCTGTACTGCCCTGCGGATGCTCTTTATGTAGCGCCAGATGCCGAGCGGCCGACGCTTGTGAGCGAGGAGATCCTCGATGAGCAAGGATTGTTTGGCGGTTATCGGGAGAAGGTTGGCTGGGGGAAAGGACGCAAGCCAGTCGCTGAGCATCCTTATATGTATGAATTATCGAAGAAGACCTCCTTCGGGTAAACCCGTGGGCGACTGATTGAAAGGAGAATGAAAGATGAGAGAGAGACAGGACAAAAGGGGTTTAAGGCGTTACCGCAACACACTTTTCACAATTGGTTTAGTGGCGATGGTCACGTTCCTAGCCGCATGCAGCAATTCGGATGGCGGGGCGAAGACGGCAGGCGCTAGTGCAGCAGCGACAAGCGGCGGAGCCGCCAAAGTGCAACCACCGGCAGTGATCAATTACGGATACATTGGCACGAACAAGCTGAATTTTCCAGGCGGAGCAGAGGGTTGGGGTTTATATAAAGGGATTATCCAAGAGGAGCTCAAAAAGTACGGCATCACGGAGATCAAGCCCGTGGCTTTCCCTAACGGACCTGACCAAAGTGAGTCGTTAATCAGCGGCAGATTGGATTTCGGCAGTTTAGGCGATACGCCAGCGCTGCTTGCGCGTTCAACGGGAGCGAAGACGAAGGCTATTACGCTGAACACAACAGATAATATTGGCTATTTGATCGGGAAAAAAGGCGGTCCAACCACGATCGCAGACTTGAAAGGGAAAACGATCGCGATTCAGAAAGGCTCCTTCATGCACCGCTATATTGCCGGCCTTGTAAAGGAACAGAATGTGCCCGACGTGAAGTTCATCCATATGCTGCGCCCAGATGGCGAAGCGGCTTTGGCACGTGGCGAAGTGGACGCAATGACGAACAGCGCTATCTTTGCCCTGAAACAAATTGAGAATGGCTTCCCATTGATTGATGATGCCTCTAAGCATCCGAATTTGATCGGTGGCAGCGTTACAGTCGTCTCCGAAGACTATCTGAAGAAGTTCCCTGATTTCGCAAAGGTGTGGAATGGGGCTAGGGAGAAAGCGCTCAAGGATTTACAATCCAAGCCAGATGAATATTATCAATTCTTGTCTCAGTTGAATGGTTTCACGCCAGAATTAAACAAGAAAGTTACACCGATTGAGGCGATCAAAACGGTTAATTTTACCGACGATGGCGTGAAGCTGCTCGAGGGCACGAAGAAATTTCTAGTAGATGAGAAGCTGGCGGAGAAGGATTTTGACTTGAGTCAGTGGTTGTTAAAATAAGGGCGCTGTGCCTATTCGGAAAGGAAATGATGAACATGTCCGTATCAACACAAGCTGTTTTAACGCCCGAGGTGGAGGCCCATCGCAAGGCGGATTATCCTGTGCATTCGCTGTTTTTGAACCGTTGGTCTTCCCGTGCTTTTGAAGACAAGGAAGTGACGAAAGAGACATTAAATACGGTGCTGGAGGCTGCTCGCTGGGCGCCTTCTAGTTCCAACTTGCAGCCGTGGCGGTTCGTAGTCGCCCATACGGAAGCGCAGAAGCAGAAGTTCCAAGCCTTCATTAAGCCGAACAATCGCTTATGGACGGATCATGCGCCTGTACTCTTGTTACTCCTGTCCCATAAGCTTCGCCAGGACGGCGAACCGAATGGTGCGCATGCATTTGATACAGGTGCAGCGTGGGCTTCCATTGCTTTTCAAGCCCATCTGTTAGGGCTGGCTACTCGTGCTGTTGGCGGCTACGACAGAGAGATCGCACGCGAAGTGCTGCAAGTACCAGCCGAGTACGAGCTGCACGCGGTCATCGCGTTGGGCTATCGCGGAGCACGTGAAACGTTAGCCGAGGACTTTCAACAGCGTGAGCTTCCGAACGGTCGACGGGCGCTGAACGAGAGCATCATCGAAGGTTCGTTCTAGTCGGATGGACACGTGGAATCGGCAGTTTACAGCGTTACTTTCTGTACAATTGCTTGTCTCAACCGCACATGGGATGTTCATCCCCCTCTTGCCCAGCTTTCTACAGGAAGTTGGGCATGTGAGCGGGGATTCCCTGTACATATGGTCAGGCGCGATCTTCTCCGCCAACTTCTTAATTATGATGATCGCCATGCCTTTTCTTGGGCGTATCGGGGACCGTTATGGGCGTAGGCCTGTTATGCTGTGGTCGGGATTTGGCATGGCTCTCATCACAGCGAGCATGTCACTCGCCAATGAGCCCTGGCAGCTAGCGGCGCTGCGATTGGCGCAAGGGTGTTTTACGGGCATTTTGCCATTCACCATGGTGCTGATTATGATTGGCGCTTCGAAAAACAAAGTCGGCGTCTCCGCTGGCACGATGCAAATGATGGGCGAGACCGGCTCATTAATCGGCCCTTTGATCGCTTCCTCCTTGCTGTCCTTTTACCCGGTACGGGGCTCATTCCCGGCTATGAGTGTCTGCATTTTACTCGCAGCGGTTAGTGTACTATGCTTTGTCAAAGAAGGTCCTCGCATCCCAAGCGGTACGAAGAAAGTAGAGAGTACCTTGCTCTCTGATTGGAAGACCATCTGGCGGATCAAGCCGCTGCCGTCCTTGTTGCTCAGCGCTTTATGCATTAATTTCGCCCTAGTCGGGACGAATCCAATCCTCCCTTACTATGTGCAGCAAGCCACACACCCGATCCCCTATGTCAATGATCAGTGGCTGCTCGGCATTACCTTATCGGCGACATCCCTGGCTGTTATTGTTTTCTCCCCATTGCTAGGTATGCTCTCCGATCGAGTAGGTCCTCTCCTCCTGCTCAAAATAGCAACTAGCACGGCATTCCTGCTATGCATGGTTCAAGCGGTCACACACTTCTATCCATTGATTCTTGGTTGTCGATTTCTGCTGGGCTTATGCGTTGCAGGCATGATGCCGAATATCCAAGCGCAGGTGCGCGGCATCGCCCGCAAGGGGATGGAGGGGCAGACCTTCGCTATGGTGAATTCCTGGATGTTCTTAGGTTGCTTATTGGGTCCCCTGATCGGCGGCGTTATCGTCGCTCATTTCGGCATTCGCGGGTGGTTTATTGCGGCGATGCTCGTCTTCGGTATTAGCTGTTGGCAAGCCTTTCACATCGGGAGCTTTCAGCTGCGCAGGGAGAAGGCGAAGTTGGAGCTGGAGATGGCGTAAGGCGACTAGCAGTTAGCATTGTTGAAAAAGAACCCCTTGGGGTTCTTTTTGCGTCTAAGCAGCGGGGGAAACGGAACGTGGTTCCGCTAAAGCCGACATTACCGCGAAAACACACGAATAACGAACGCACGTTCCGCTCTATCACCATTAACTAGTTTAAATGCCTCACGGTAAAAAGAGTTGTTCTAGAGTAGCTCAGGCTGCTGCTTGAGGGCAGCTCTTTTTCGTTCTAGGGCCCTCGCAGATACGAATAGATGGATTTTCTGCATCTAATTTCACCATATTCTCGGTTTTAAGCGGTGTAACTGGATTTCTACAGCTATTTCAAGCCTTATTTTGCCGAAACTCTCGAAGCGAGCGAAATTAGATGTACTTTTCCATTTAATATCGATTAATGCTTGAATAGCACCGAATTAGCTGCATAATTTCCATTTAATGTTGATAGGCGCAGGGCAAGCTCGTTTAAACTTCGCTAGTTTTGGGCATCCTTTTACTAGAGTGAAAGATTCTAGTGAATGGAGTGGGACTATGACGACAATCGTGAAGCCAGTCATCCCTAGTAAAATTGCGGAATCCATCGAAAGTTTGCGAAGTGAGGGATGGGTGGATGACGACTTTTTCAACTTTGCGCGTTATGACGAAGAGTCACCGGAAGCTCGCAGGTTGTATCACTTTTTTCGCAATAACCGCGTAACCTTTGCGGCAGCCATCATCAATAATTACCAAGTGCTTGACGTATAGCACCTATAATGGACAGAGCCCCTTTCGCAGCTTCGGTTGCGGGAGGGGTTTTCTTTTGTATGCTCAGACTTACAAGGAGTATTGACAGCACAGCAAACGTCGGAGGCATCGCGCTACACTTCTCTGGAACTGCATTCCGCTGTTGTGGATGCTGCTGCTTGGCGGATTTTTCGTGTATTCGAATATAATGTAAAATGGAATAATGTCATGTTTAGTTACACCATTATTCATACAAATGTTTAAAATAGTTTTTATGTCACAATACTTGACGCAAATAAATTCCGCAGTTATAATTCAATTAACCGCACAACGTTGTGCAACTAATATGAAGGCAATGGCGCCTATCCGATTACAAGGATAGGCGTTTTCTGTCTTTTTTGGAGGATGAATGCGATGAAGAAACGTCTACAGGATCTTGTTTTATTTATCCAATGTCTGCCTACTGCTTTGACTTGGTACTAACATTCATGTGAGGTTTTATACATTAATAGCTCGTCTCAATATTTGATCCTTAGGGGTCAAATATTTTTTTTATTTAAGCTTCATGTTTGGGACGAGCATTCATGTTACAATAAAGCAAAATTTTGGAATAGGCTGGCTGGGAAGGAAGTCGACGCATGCTAGAGGAACGATTAGCGGTCTTAAATGTACATATTGAAGAGGCCGGTTACGATGAAGTGCCGGATATGATTAAAGGGATTCATTTTACCGTCAAACAAGGGGAACTAATCGGGTTACTCGGTCCGAATGGTGCGGGCAAAAGCACCACCATCAAGAGCATCCTCGGGTTGCTGAAGCATTTTAAAGGGAACATAGCCTTCAAGGGTGAGAGCAAAAGCTACGCCTACATTCCCGAGCATCCGATTCTGTATGATGAGTTGACCCTGTGGGAGCATATGGAATTCGCGGCGTCGGTGTATGAGTTGGATCGAGCTGTGTTTCTAGAGCGTGCCGATGATCTGCTGACCAGGTTTCGACTCGTGGACGAGAAGCATCAGCTGCCAGGTAAATTCTCCAAAGGCATGCAGCAGAAAATCATGCTGATCCTTGGATTCCTGCACAAGCCCGATATCTACATTGTTGATGAGCCATTCATTGGATTGGACCCGAAAGCAATCAAGGATTTCTTGGGGA
This window encodes:
- a CDS encoding ABC transporter substrate-binding protein is translated as MRERQDKRGLRRYRNTLFTIGLVAMVTFLAACSNSDGGAKTAGASAAATSGGAAKVQPPAVINYGYIGTNKLNFPGGAEGWGLYKGIIQEELKKYGITEIKPVAFPNGPDQSESLISGRLDFGSLGDTPALLARSTGAKTKAITLNTTDNIGYLIGKKGGPTTIADLKGKTIAIQKGSFMHRYIAGLVKEQNVPDVKFIHMLRPDGEAALARGEVDAMTNSAIFALKQIENGFPLIDDASKHPNLIGGSVTVVSEDYLKKFPDFAKVWNGAREKALKDLQSKPDEYYQFLSQLNGFTPELNKKVTPIEAIKTVNFTDDGVKLLEGTKKFLVDEKLAEKDFDLSQWLLK
- a CDS encoding FAD-binding protein, translating into MAKVLEDNELQLAADVLVIGGGPAGTWAALTAATKGSKVILVDKGYCGTSGATAPSGTGVWYIKPEEKLREEARQSRYVLGGKLAEIPWMNRVLDRTYENMNKLGNLGYPFPKDEFGDPYKRGLQGPEYMKLMRKLVQKAGVQILDHSPVLQLLADEHGVGGATGVRTQSGHTWTVRAGAVVIATGGCAFLSKALGTNVLTGDGYLLAAEAGADFSGMEFSNAYAICPTFSSVTKTAYYKYASFYYEDGTVVEGAGSQRGRSIIARNLLQGRQVYASLDQAPDDIRPLLRVNQTNFFLPFDRLGIDPFKDKFPVTLRLEGTVRGTGGIRIVNEQCATIVPGLYAAGDAATRELICGGFTGGGSHNAAWAMSSGSFAGEGAAKFAQELGDKAADRQLKSVSTTTFTKAGSGQVVSKTGEAIQAVQEEVMPYDRNLFRTQEGLEDSINRLDGLWTDLRERTTTLDIAGVRHREAAAMTATARWMYNSASERTETRGMHKREDFPQIDTAQGYRLISGGLDQVWTKKAEVNKEAVTP
- a CDS encoding ABC transporter ATP-binding protein, whose protein sequence is MLEERLAVLNVHIEEAGYDEVPDMIKGIHFTVKQGELIGLLGPNGAGKSTTIKSILGLLKHFKGNIAFKGESKSYAYIPEHPILYDELTLWEHMEFAASVYELDRAVFLERADDLLTRFRLVDEKHQLPGKFSKGMQQKIMLILGFLHKPDIYIVDEPFIGLDPKAIKDFLGMLEEERKRGAGILMSTHVLDTAERICSSFVLLSGGRLVANGNLQDIQEQCGMPDATLFDCFHSLL
- a CDS encoding nitroreductase family protein produces the protein MNMSVSTQAVLTPEVEAHRKADYPVHSLFLNRWSSRAFEDKEVTKETLNTVLEAARWAPSSSNLQPWRFVVAHTEAQKQKFQAFIKPNNRLWTDHAPVLLLLLSHKLRQDGEPNGAHAFDTGAAWASIAFQAHLLGLATRAVGGYDREIAREVLQVPAEYELHAVIALGYRGARETLAEDFQQRELPNGRRALNESIIEGSF
- a CDS encoding ABC transporter permease gives rise to the protein MRFKQRIHRALLGALVPLLVLLAWQALGQLGVISSLLFPTPLRILNAGVRLIQTGELYDNIKISVLRALSGFVLGGSLGLAFGILVGLFRKTERALDPTVQMLRMIPHLAIAPLFILWFGIGETAKILLIAKGAFFPLYINAFLGIRGVDNKLFDVTRVLGFSKWKQIIRLTIPGALPNILLGVRISLGVSWLGLVVAELMGSTSGIGYMMSDARQFSKTPVVFVGIIIFAVFGIVADAGVRLLERKWLSWRDNYNGR
- a CDS encoding MFS transporter, with amino-acid sequence MDTWNRQFTALLSVQLLVSTAHGMFIPLLPSFLQEVGHVSGDSLYIWSGAIFSANFLIMMIAMPFLGRIGDRYGRRPVMLWSGFGMALITASMSLANEPWQLAALRLAQGCFTGILPFTMVLIMIGASKNKVGVSAGTMQMMGETGSLIGPLIASSLLSFYPVRGSFPAMSVCILLAAVSVLCFVKEGPRIPSGTKKVESTLLSDWKTIWRIKPLPSLLLSALCINFALVGTNPILPYYVQQATHPIPYVNDQWLLGITLSATSLAVIVFSPLLGMLSDRVGPLLLLKIATSTAFLLCMVQAVTHFYPLILGCRFLLGLCVAGMMPNIQAQVRGIARKGMEGQTFAMVNSWMFLGCLLGPLIGGVIVAHFGIRGWFIAAMLVFGISCWQAFHIGSFQLRREKAKLELEMA
- a CDS encoding ABC transporter permease, coding for MSNSVKALRQTAQTIGNTKGRKLELVRIKWLWEKVNDFVIGSIVPFLLLVIWQVSGDLGLFSPSFLPTPLQIAAEFRTLISSGELTQHLSISLQRAVIGFLIGGSIGLLFGFFVGFVQKLEVLLDPSFQMLRMIPHLAIAPLIILWFGFGEVSKIVIIASGAFFPMYIYTFLGIRSVDYKLFEVAQVLNFSKTKQIFRLILPASLPGILLGLRLSVAISWLGLVVAELIGSQEGIGFLINYGKQHSSAELIFVGVIIFAVIGKLVDSFVRWLERKWLSWRDSFQG
- a CDS encoding ABC transporter ATP-binding protein, with amino-acid sequence MSQLLLKLEHVNKTFHSNKGSVQALHNIQLQVKEGEFITVIGPSGCGKSTLLKIIAGLDTQHTGEVRLGDQVIQGPGIDKGFIFQEPRLFPWLTVEKNIAADLSLRDPAVRKKVDELIELVRLDGFQKSFPRELSGGMAQRVAIARALLRNPKVLLLDEPFGALDAFTRTHMQEVLIDIWQRNKTTMIFVTHDIDEAIYLANRVVILKPRPGAIRNIVSIDLPIPRKKTTTSFQELRLKVLSEFEKIEELELIDSSGI
- a CDS encoding ferredoxin family protein encodes the protein MIELISESKCVECNLCVSVCPTNVFDRVENGIPVIARQSDCQTCFMCELYCPADALYVAPDAERPTLVSEEILDEQGLFGGYREKVGWGKGRKPVAEHPYMYELSKKTSFG